From one Sciurus carolinensis chromosome 9, mSciCar1.2, whole genome shotgun sequence genomic stretch:
- the Cldn14 gene encoding claudin-14 produces MASTAVQLLGFLLSFLGMVGTLITTLLPHWRRTAHVGTNILTAVSYLKGLWMECVWHSTGIYQCQLYRSLLALPRDLQAARALMVISCLLSGMACACAVVGMKCTRCAKGTPAKTTFAVLGGVLFLLAGLLCMVAVAWTTNDVVQNFYNPLLPSGMKFELGQALYLGFISSSLSLIGGTLLCLSCQEEAPYRPYQGQPRAATAPAYRPPDAYKDNRAPSVTSATHSGYRLNDYV; encoded by the coding sequence ATGGCCAGCACCGCTGTGCAGCTCCTGGGCTTCCTGCTCAGCTTCCTGGGCATGGTGGGCACGCTCATCACCACCCTGCTGCCACACTGGCGGCGGACGGCACACGTGGGCACCAACATCCTGACGGCGGTGTCCTACCTGAAGGGGCTCTGGATGGAGTGCGTGTGGCACAGCACGGGCATCTACCAGTGCCAGCTCTACCGGTCGCTGCTGGCGCTGCCTCGGGACCTGCAGGCGGCCAGGGCCCTCATGGTCATCTCCTGCCTGCTGTCCGGCATGGCCTGCGCGTGTGCCGTGGTGGGCATGAAGTGCACCCGCTGTGCCAAGGGCACGCCCGCCAAGACCACCTTCGCGGTGCTGGGGGGCGTGCTCTTCCTGCTGGCTGGCCTCCTCTGCATGGTGGCCGTTGCCTGGACCACCAACGACGTGGTTCAGAACTTCTACAACCCGCTGCTGCCCAGCGGCATGAAGTTCGAGCTTGGGCAGGCCCTGTATCTGGGCTTCATCTCCTCGTCCCTGTCGCTCATTGGGGGCACCCTGCTCTGCCTGTCCTGCCAGGAGGAGGCCCCCTACAGGCCCTACCAGGGCCAGCCCCGGGCTGCCACCGCACCCGCCTACCGGCCACCAGATGCCTACAAAGACAACCGGGCCCCCTCGGTGACCTCGGCAACCCACAGCGGGTACAGGCTGAATGATTATGTGTGA